A single Symbiobacterium thermophilum IAM 14863 DNA region contains:
- a CDS encoding Fe-S-containing hydro-lyase has protein sequence MAKHYVTTPISPEQAKAIRSGDEVYITGTIYTARDAAHKRMVEDLEAGRPLPFDPQGAVIYYVGPTPPKPGQVIGSAGPTTSYRMDKYTPTMLKLGVKAVIGKGYRGPEVKSALVENGALYLAATGGAGALLAKRIEAAEVVAYEDLGPEAIRKLTVKDFPAICIHDAHGGDLYRDGQSEWVAPDAMVKPR, from the coding sequence ATGGCCAAGCATTACGTCACCACGCCGATTTCCCCGGAGCAGGCGAAGGCGATCCGCTCCGGCGATGAGGTCTATATCACCGGAACCATCTATACGGCACGCGACGCGGCCCATAAGCGGATGGTCGAGGATCTGGAGGCGGGGCGCCCGCTGCCCTTCGATCCGCAGGGCGCCGTCATCTACTACGTCGGCCCCACCCCGCCGAAGCCCGGCCAGGTGATCGGCTCCGCCGGGCCTACCACCTCCTACCGTATGGATAAGTACACCCCGACCATGCTGAAGCTGGGGGTGAAGGCGGTCATCGGCAAGGGCTACCGGGGCCCCGAGGTGAAGTCCGCCCTGGTGGAGAACGGGGCCCTGTACCTGGCCGCCACCGGCGGCGCCGGGGCGCTGCTGGCCAAGCGCATCGAGGCGGCCGAGGTCGTCGCCTACGAGGACCTGGGCCCCGAGGCGATCCGGAAGCTGACGGTGAAGGACTTCCCCGCCATCTGTATCCACGACGCCCACGGCGGCGACCTGTACCG
- a CDS encoding anion permease — translation MRNDDRSKLIRGLICVAVGLIIWFLPAPGDLEPVAMHLLGIFVATILGLILQPLPQGAVVITAVAVTAITGTLSIGDALNGFKDSTVWLIVTAFLFARGLIKTGLGRRISFMLVKRFGKSTLGLGYALALSDTVLAPATPSNTARAGGILFPIVRALCSSMGSEPGPTAKRVGQYLMYNSFQICCITSALFFTGVAPNSLIATLAKENFGYEITWLGWLWAALLPGVICIAILPRIYYKIFNPELKYSPEAPALAEKELAKMGPMSTAEKGMLAVFLLTLVLWATSQWTNLNATAIALLGVAILLVIGVLDWQDVLAEKGGWDALIWFGGLVGLATGLSKVGIIGWLASILETSLGGISSWFLAFILVVIAYTYSHYFIASMTAHATAFFVPLALVAISAGAPLEITVLVLGFFNSLNAVMTHYGTGPAPIYFGAGYIDQGTWWKWGFVTSLINLVVWLGAGSLWWKVIGLW, via the coding sequence GTGCGCAACGACGACCGGTCCAAGCTCATCCGCGGTCTGATCTGTGTTGCTGTCGGTCTCATCATCTGGTTCCTGCCTGCTCCCGGTGATCTGGAGCCCGTGGCCATGCACCTCCTGGGCATCTTTGTCGCGACCATCCTCGGACTGATCCTTCAGCCGCTTCCCCAGGGGGCCGTTGTGATCACCGCCGTGGCGGTGACGGCGATCACGGGTACCCTGTCGATCGGCGACGCCCTCAACGGATTCAAGGACTCCACCGTCTGGCTGATCGTGACGGCCTTCCTCTTCGCCCGGGGCCTGATCAAGACCGGACTGGGCCGCCGCATCTCCTTCATGCTGGTGAAGCGGTTCGGCAAGTCCACCCTGGGCCTCGGCTACGCCCTGGCGCTGTCGGACACGGTGCTGGCGCCGGCGACCCCGTCCAACACCGCCCGCGCCGGCGGCATCCTCTTCCCGATCGTCCGTGCGCTCTGCTCCTCGATGGGTTCTGAGCCCGGCCCCACCGCCAAGCGGGTCGGCCAGTACCTGATGTACAACTCCTTCCAGATCTGCTGCATCACGTCGGCGCTGTTCTTCACGGGCGTGGCCCCCAACTCGCTCATCGCCACGCTGGCCAAGGAGAACTTCGGCTACGAGATCACCTGGCTCGGCTGGCTGTGGGCGGCGCTCCTGCCGGGCGTCATCTGCATCGCCATCCTTCCCCGGATTTACTACAAGATTTTCAATCCGGAGCTGAAGTACTCGCCCGAGGCTCCGGCCCTGGCGGAGAAGGAACTGGCGAAGATGGGCCCGATGAGCACGGCCGAAAAAGGCATGCTCGCCGTCTTCCTCCTGACCCTGGTCCTGTGGGCCACCTCCCAGTGGACGAACCTCAACGCGACCGCCATCGCGCTGCTCGGCGTCGCCATTCTGCTGGTCATCGGCGTCCTCGACTGGCAGGACGTGCTGGCCGAGAAGGGCGGCTGGGATGCGCTGATCTGGTTCGGCGGCCTCGTCGGCCTGGCCACCGGCCTCTCCAAGGTCGGCATCATCGGCTGGCTGGCCTCCATCCTCGAGACCTCCCTGGGTGGCATCTCGTCGTGGTTCCTGGCATTTATCCTGGTTGTTATCGCCTACACCTATTCGCACTACTTCATCGCCTCCATGACCGCGCACGCCACGGCGTTCTTCGTGCCCCTGGCCCTGGTGGCCATCAGCGCCGGTGCGCCTTTGGAGATCACCGTGCTGGTGCTGGGCTTCTTCAACTCCCTGAACGCCGTCATGACCCACTACGGCACCGGTCCCGCCCCGATCTACTTCGGCGCGGGGTACATCGACCAGGGCACCTGGTGGAAATGGGGCTTCGTCACCAGCCTGATCAACCTGGTGGTCTGGCTGGGCGCCGGCAGCCTCTGGTGGAAGGTCATCGGCCTGTGGTAG
- a CDS encoding fumarate hydratase, which produces MRELHVDQVAEAVSNLVMEANYVLEPDVAAALEKARCDEQSAAGRAVLEQLVENADLARNERVPMCQDTGNALVFLEVGQDLHVVGGDLYEAVNRGVRKGYTDGYLRKSIVDDPLRRKNTGDNTPAFIYTDIVPGDRLRIRVATKGGGAENMGQLKMLPPSAGWEGAKRFIVEAVAAAGPNACPPVLVGVGIGGNFDKVALLAKKALLRPVGEPNPDPAWAAREQELLAEINKLGIGPMGLGGRVTAFAVHIETMPCHITALPVAVNIDCHAHRHKEVVL; this is translated from the coding sequence GTGCGCGAGCTCCACGTGGACCAGGTGGCGGAGGCGGTCTCCAACCTGGTCATGGAGGCCAACTACGTCCTCGAGCCGGACGTCGCCGCCGCGCTGGAGAAGGCCCGCTGCGACGAGCAGTCGGCGGCGGGGCGGGCCGTGCTCGAGCAGCTGGTGGAGAACGCGGATCTGGCCCGCAACGAACGGGTACCGATGTGCCAGGATACCGGGAACGCGCTGGTCTTTCTCGAGGTGGGACAGGACCTGCACGTGGTGGGCGGCGACCTGTACGAGGCCGTGAACCGGGGCGTGCGCAAGGGCTACACCGACGGCTACCTGCGCAAATCCATCGTCGACGACCCGCTGCGGCGCAAGAACACCGGCGACAACACTCCCGCGTTCATCTACACCGACATCGTCCCCGGGGACAGGCTCCGCATCCGGGTGGCCACCAAGGGCGGCGGCGCCGAGAACATGGGCCAGTTGAAGATGCTCCCGCCCTCGGCAGGCTGGGAGGGGGCGAAGCGGTTCATCGTCGAGGCCGTGGCGGCCGCCGGCCCCAACGCCTGCCCGCCGGTCCTGGTCGGCGTGGGCATCGGCGGCAACTTCGACAAGGTCGCCCTGTTGGCCAAGAAGGCGCTGCTGCGGCCCGTGGGCGAGCCCAACCCCGACCCCGCGTGGGCGGCCCGGGAGCAGGAGCTGCTGGCGGAGATCAACAAGCTGGGCATCGGCCCGATGGGCCTGGGCGGCAGGGTGACGGCGTTCGCCGTGCACATCGAGACCATGCCCTGCCACATCACCGCCCTGCCGGTCGCCGTCAACATCGACTGCCACGCCCACCGGCACAAGGAGGTGGTGCTGTAA
- the sdhC gene encoding succinate dehydrogenase, cytochrome b556 subunit, whose protein sequence is MARVNTPPNRPVRSFADLNPRYFRTGMWSHVLHRITGVAITVFLLLHIWEITSVVRGGAAGFDTKMAGMAAKLWVVGEWLLFLALVFHAINGIRLILLDLGWGVREQKRNFWVVFILSAVIITIGSYFFVMRFLAYPWAA, encoded by the coding sequence ATGGCAAGGGTTAATACCCCGCCAAACCGGCCCGTACGCAGCTTCGCAGATCTGAACCCGCGCTACTTCCGCACCGGCATGTGGTCCCACGTCCTGCACCGCATCACCGGCGTTGCGATCACGGTGTTCCTCCTGCTGCACATCTGGGAGATCACGTCGGTCGTGCGCGGCGGGGCCGCCGGCTTCGACACGAAGATGGCCGGCATGGCCGCAAAGCTCTGGGTCGTCGGTGAATGGCTCCTGTTCCTGGCGCTCGTCTTCCACGCAATCAACGGCATCCGGCTGATCCTCCTCGACCTGGGGTGGGGTGTGCGCGAGCAGAAGCGCAACTTCTGGGTGGTTTTCATCCTGTCCGCAGTGATCATCACCATCGGCAGTTACTTCTTCGTCATGCGCTTCCTGGCATACCCGTGGGCCGCGTGA
- a CDS encoding response regulator, whose product MSKNRLRILVVDDHPLVRNGIRQVLSLEPDMEVVGEAGDDQEALRLAQELRPDVILLDLALPRRTGLELLPRLREELPETQVVILTYSASEQDAIAALQAGAAGYLVKSMAPEALAARIREAFRGDVPVSGSVMRNVLRAMSTPSELPPPTPGGQPGAGEAAESLLSPREAQILRRIAAGNTNREIAEQLGLSENTVKNYVKSILAKLNLENRVQAAAWALNNPWAVHEGDEP is encoded by the coding sequence ATGAGCAAGAACCGCCTGCGCATCCTCGTGGTTGACGACCACCCCCTGGTGCGCAACGGCATCCGGCAGGTGCTCTCGCTGGAGCCGGACATGGAGGTGGTCGGCGAGGCCGGCGACGACCAGGAAGCCCTGCGCCTCGCCCAGGAGCTCCGGCCCGACGTGATCCTGCTGGATCTGGCCCTGCCGCGGCGCACCGGCCTGGAGCTCCTGCCCCGGCTGCGGGAGGAGCTGCCCGAGACCCAGGTGGTGATCCTGACCTACTCCGCTTCGGAGCAGGACGCCATCGCCGCCCTGCAGGCGGGCGCGGCGGGCTACCTGGTGAAGAGCATGGCGCCGGAGGCGCTGGCCGCCCGCATCCGGGAGGCCTTCCGCGGCGACGTCCCCGTCTCCGGCTCGGTCATGCGCAACGTGCTGCGGGCGATGTCCACCCCCTCCGAACTGCCCCCGCCCACGCCGGGCGGACAGCCGGGAGCCGGGGAGGCGGCGGAAAGCCTGCTCTCGCCCCGGGAGGCGCAGATCCTCCGGCGGATCGCCGCCGGGAACACCAACCGGGAGATCGCGGAGCAGCTGGGGCTGTCCGAGAACACGGTGAAGAACTACGTGAAGTCGATCCTGGCGAAGCTGAACCTGGAGAACCGGGTCCAGGCAGCCGCCTGGGCGCTCAACAACCCCTGGGCCGTTCACGAGGGGGACGAGCCTTAG
- a CDS encoding FAD-binding protein — protein MRMRHRVAIVGGGLAGLRAAIAVHDGGVKDVAIISQLPPVRSHSVAAAGGINGSLGNHPDGRDDNWEKHAFDTIKGSDYLADQDAAEILAKEAVNVIVETEHWGCPYSRNPDGTIAQRPFGGAGFPRTCYAADKTGHALLHTLYQQVLKRGIKIYQEVLVLSIVKHEDRAVGLVVMDIVSGEVGTVQADAILMATGGAGKIYAHSTNNLLNTGLGMALAYWAGVPLKDMEFIQFHPTGLWGTNILMTEGCRGEGGYLVNNQGERFMARYAPKAMELGPRDIVARSILTEILEGRGFNQGGPGGGYVHLDLRHLGEAKINERLPEVREICRNFAGIDPVYEPIPVQPSQHYTMGGIDTNIHGAARLKGLYAAGECACVSVHGANRLGGNSLLDTIVFGKLSGQHMAQYVQEDPVKANVDAVLDEAQKAVEARFRELFDGPGTESEAVLRVELQENMFNNVGIFRDEASLTAGLAKVRELRERYKGVKVRHTGKVYNMELIRAYELRGMIDVAEAIAAGALARKESRGSHARRDYPERDDANFLKHTLAYYTPEGVRLDYCPVTITRYQPQARKY, from the coding sequence ATGAGGATGAGGCATCGCGTCGCCATCGTCGGCGGCGGCCTGGCCGGGCTGCGGGCCGCGATCGCGGTCCACGACGGCGGCGTGAAGGATGTGGCGATCATCTCCCAGCTGCCGCCGGTGCGTTCGCACTCGGTGGCCGCCGCCGGCGGCATCAACGGCTCTCTGGGCAACCACCCCGACGGCCGGGACGACAACTGGGAGAAGCACGCCTTCGACACCATCAAGGGCTCCGACTACCTGGCCGACCAGGACGCCGCGGAGATCCTGGCGAAGGAGGCCGTCAACGTCATCGTCGAGACGGAACACTGGGGCTGCCCGTACTCCCGGAACCCGGACGGGACCATCGCCCAGCGCCCCTTCGGCGGCGCCGGCTTCCCCCGCACCTGTTACGCGGCGGACAAGACCGGCCACGCCCTGCTGCACACCCTCTACCAGCAGGTCTTGAAGCGGGGCATCAAGATCTACCAGGAAGTGCTGGTCCTCTCCATCGTCAAGCATGAGGACCGGGCCGTGGGCCTGGTCGTGATGGACATCGTGAGCGGCGAGGTCGGCACCGTGCAGGCCGACGCCATCCTGATGGCGACTGGCGGGGCCGGCAAGATCTACGCGCACTCCACCAACAACCTGCTCAACACCGGCCTCGGCATGGCCCTCGCCTACTGGGCCGGGGTGCCGCTGAAGGACATGGAGTTCATCCAGTTCCATCCCACCGGCCTCTGGGGCACCAACATCCTGATGACCGAGGGCTGCCGCGGCGAGGGCGGTTACCTGGTGAACAACCAGGGCGAGCGTTTCATGGCCCGGTACGCCCCCAAGGCCATGGAGCTGGGCCCGCGGGACATCGTCGCCCGCTCGATCCTCACCGAGATCCTGGAGGGGCGGGGCTTCAACCAGGGCGGCCCCGGCGGCGGGTATGTCCACCTGGACCTGCGCCACCTGGGCGAGGCGAAGATCAACGAGCGGCTGCCCGAGGTGCGGGAAATCTGCCGGAACTTCGCCGGCATCGACCCGGTCTACGAGCCGATCCCCGTGCAGCCCAGCCAGCACTACACCATGGGCGGCATCGACACCAACATCCACGGCGCGGCCCGGCTGAAGGGGCTGTACGCCGCCGGCGAGTGCGCCTGCGTCAGCGTCCACGGCGCCAACCGGCTGGGCGGCAACTCGTTGCTGGACACCATCGTCTTCGGCAAGCTGTCGGGCCAGCACATGGCCCAGTACGTCCAGGAGGATCCGGTGAAGGCGAACGTCGACGCCGTGCTCGACGAGGCGCAGAAGGCGGTGGAGGCCCGGTTCCGGGAGCTGTTCGACGGCCCGGGCACCGAGAGCGAGGCCGTCCTGCGGGTCGAGCTGCAGGAGAACATGTTCAACAACGTCGGCATCTTCCGCGACGAGGCGTCGCTCACCGCGGGGCTCGCCAAGGTGCGGGAGCTGCGGGAGCGGTACAAGGGCGTGAAGGTGCGCCACACCGGCAAGGTCTACAACATGGAGCTGATCCGGGCCTACGAACTGCGGGGCATGATCGACGTGGCCGAGGCCATCGCCGCTGGCGCGCTCGCCCGCAAGGAGAGCCGCGGCTCCCACGCCCGGCGCGATTACCCCGAGCGGGACGACGCGAACTTCCTGAAGCACACCCTCGCTTACTACACCCCGGAGGGCGTGCGGCTGGACTACTGTCCGGTCACCATCACCCGCTACCAGCCGCAGGCGCGGAAGTACTAG
- a CDS encoding succinate dehydrogenase hydrophobic membrane anchor subunit: protein MKGSLWAWILHRITAVLLVVLVAIHFGIMHFVDPTAVITFADSQMRLQSALYLVVDSGLLVLGLYHGLNGIRNVVLDYWPRSGRVVGWILAVIGVVAAGYGSMALAAFLSQ from the coding sequence GTGAAAGGAAGCCTGTGGGCCTGGATTCTCCACCGCATCACCGCCGTGCTGCTCGTGGTGCTGGTGGCGATTCATTTTGGCATCATGCACTTCGTGGACCCCACGGCCGTCATTACCTTCGCCGACAGCCAGATGCGGCTGCAGTCCGCCCTGTACCTGGTGGTGGACTCGGGGTTGCTGGTGTTGGGCCTGTACCACGGTCTCAACGGCATCCGCAACGTCGTGCTGGACTACTGGCCGCGCTCGGGCCGGGTCGTCGGGTGGATCCTCGCCGTGATCGGCGTCGTCGCCGCCGGCTACGGGTCCATGGCGCTGGCCGCGTTCCTGTCGCAGTAG
- a CDS encoding succinate dehydrogenase/fumarate reductase iron-sulfur subunit, whose product MKDFKLRVFRYDPEKDEKQHYDTFTVEYRDGMTVLEALLWVFEKKDPSLAFRYSCREAICGSCAMYISGRYALACRVQVKDALEGDTVTVSPLPHMRVIKDLVVDQTKFWENYARVKPWLINDNPPPERERLQSPEDRAKYNMEIDCILCGACFSSCPSGANNEEYLGPHALVWASRFFHDTRDTAKRERLEIVASEYGVFRCHTIFNCVEACPKHINPTEAIQKLKKAAMAYKMGLLK is encoded by the coding sequence ATGAAGGATTTCAAGCTGAGGGTCTTCCGCTACGACCCCGAGAAGGATGAGAAGCAGCACTACGATACCTTCACGGTGGAGTACCGCGACGGCATGACCGTCCTCGAGGCGCTGCTCTGGGTGTTCGAGAAGAAGGACCCCTCCCTGGCCTTCCGCTACAGCTGCCGCGAGGCGATCTGCGGCTCCTGCGCCATGTACATCTCGGGCCGGTACGCGCTGGCCTGCCGGGTGCAGGTGAAGGACGCCCTGGAGGGCGACACCGTGACCGTCTCCCCCCTGCCGCACATGCGGGTCATCAAGGACCTGGTGGTGGACCAGACCAAGTTCTGGGAGAACTACGCCCGGGTCAAGCCGTGGCTGATCAACGACAATCCGCCCCCCGAGCGGGAGCGGCTGCAGAGCCCGGAGGACCGGGCGAAGTACAACATGGAGATCGACTGCATCCTCTGCGGCGCCTGCTTCTCCTCGTGCCCGAGCGGCGCCAACAACGAGGAGTACCTGGGGCCGCACGCCCTGGTCTGGGCCTCCCGGTTCTTCCACGACACGCGCGACACCGCCAAGCGGGAGCGGCTGGAGATCGTCGCCTCCGAGTACGGCGTGTTCCGCTGCCACACGATCTTCAACTGCGTGGAGGCCTGTCCGAAGCACATCAACCCCACCGAGGCAATCCAGAAGCTGAAGAAGGCTGCGATGGCGTACAAGATGGGCCTGCTGAAGTAA